One window of the Salvia miltiorrhiza cultivar Shanhuang (shh) chromosome 6, IMPLAD_Smil_shh, whole genome shotgun sequence genome contains the following:
- the LOC130990831 gene encoding uncharacterized protein LOC130990831 — protein sequence MVRFSIHQKNSKQIGNLWKVGVVSLLWSLWSHRNNVIHKDLAPSCHLIIKQVRVFLCEAANNFDLGPMANSVSDLLILKKLSIAGQPRKPISYLYIAWHLPLPSWIKVNTDGSVREGRIYAGGVFRNSFNDVLGCYHFSGGQGVAFEVELLAIIIAIDSAHRANWERVWFESDSSYVVQLLQSLSETVPWRFKPRWQHALSKLHTFTWRISHIFREGNRSADFLASQVREEGFWPHTIAGLNELIKEDVSIPYFTRFA from the coding sequence ATGGTTCGCTTCTCTATCCACCAGAAGAACAGCAAACAAATTGGTAATTTGTGGAAAGTTGGGGTGGTCTCTCTTCTCTGGAGTCTCTGGTCTCACCGTAACAACGTCATACACAAGGATTTGGCGCCTTCGTGCCACTTGATTATCAAGCAGGTCCGGGTTTTTCTATGTGAAGCTGCCAACAATTTCGACCTTGGTCCTATGGCGAACTCGGTTTCTGATCTCCTCATTCTTAAGAAGTTGTCCATCGCTGGACAACCTAGGAAACCTATCTCCTATCTTTACATTGCTTGGCACCTTCCTCTGCCgtcttggattaaagttaatactgatGGTTCGGTTAGAGAAGGGAGAATTTATGCGGGGGGCGTCTTTAGGAATTCCTTCAATGACGTTCTTGGTTGTTATCATTTCTCGGGCGGCCAGGGGGTAGCGTTCGAGGTTGAGCTTTTAGCAATTATTATTGCTATTGATTCTGCACATCGCGCCAATTGggagagagtttggtttgaGTCGGACTCCTCTTACGTAGTACAGCTTCTTCAGTCGCTTTCTGAGACGGTTCCCTGGAGATTCAAGCCTCGGTGGCAGCAtgctctctccaaactccaCACTTTCACGTGGCGCATTTCTCACATCTTTCGTGAGGGCAACAGATCGGCGGATTTTTTGGCTTCTCAGGTTCGGGAGGAAGGTTTTTGGCCTCATACCATTGCtggtttaaatgaattaatcaaGGAGGACGTCTCTATCCCTTATTTTACTCGTTTTGCTTGA